The genomic DNA catagcgtatgtacagtatgtaggagACAGGTCGACACAAAGGACCAAACCAAGGAGGGGAGATGCTGGCTCAGGCGATGCATGAGGGGCTGTATTCATGACCACCAGGGACAGAGGGCCGCGGCCCGTCATCTGAAGCCCACCTCCTCGTTTGCACTCCAACAAACGGGggagtaaacacacacagagcagacagtACCGTACCCTCCTCACCCTCACTCACCTCTTCATTCAGTCTGTTGCCCTCATACTGTGTCGGTGGCAGTGCCAATAGAAAGGTGAGAGTAAGtgaacggggggggggggggggcaaaaaaaaacagcacggGAAAGTAATTCAATCCTCTAGCTCACACAATGCTAACTCCTCATTCAACCTCGCCTGTGTACATATTGCCCTGAATCgcacttaaaggaatagtttgacatcatcttgccaagagttagataagaagattgataccactcgtATGAAGCTaggagatggttagcttagcttgacATAAAGGCTGGAAGCAGGCAGAAACAGCGAGCCTGGTTCTGTCTGAAGGTAACACAATCTGCCAACAGCACctctaaaactaaactaattaaCACATGCcatgtgccagactatttcttaGCAGGGGGCAATTCTTGTTGTCAGCGTGTTGACGTCGGTGGTTGGCATGTATGCCGGAGTCAGCAGTGAATTAAGAGTGTTTACTGCAGTAGTACTGAGCTGTAGATTTAAGTTGCGCTTTCTGTTAGAAAGTAGTTTTAAGTTGGTTTTTGTACACTTTCCATTCATTGTTAATAcaattttagtttttgtttgcaCACATCCGTCGCCCGTCTCTCCTTCCTGGGTAAATTTTATTGTTACTACCTctatcccggacgagcccccaattgTTACGTTCCCCCGTttaccataggaataacatgtatgaattttgaaaatggatgTAGTTCCTCTTtaagcttgctaattccacttTCATGTTACACTGGTTGAGaacacatgggagaagtttgccttcagGTCTTTCTGCCAGAAGtctccttaggtttaggcaacaaacctactCGGTTGAGTTTAGGGggaatcaatcttctcatctagctCAGCAACAGAGTGAATAAgcctatttcccaaaatgtcaaactattcctttaaattctTTAAATTGACtaacataaacaaaacattgaaTATCCTCATCTTTGTGCCTGTGCACCTCAAAAATATGTTGTGCGTTGACAGCTTTTATGCATTTGTTAACATGATGGTGGTGACAGAGAATGAAGAAGACAGTGTGAACAGCTGTGAGCCACAAGAGGACAGACAGTACCTCTACATCAACGTTAGGGGAGCTCTCTCGGGGGTCGTAGTCGTACAGGGCCACCATTCTCCGCGTTGACATCGGATGTTGACGGCCACTCCGCCTGTTCCTCTCTAcggagaggaaaaggaagacaagacagaaaagaaaaaaatatcagtGGGAATAATGTGAAAACTTTACTGAACGATGTGATGACCAGTGACGATGCATAATGCAAGTCCAACAAGCTTTCCCATCTGATCATCTGGCTTAAGGTGAACTACTCCTATGTTTATCGTTAGGGAAAGCTTAGCGACAGGACATATAGTGTAAATTAGCTAAAAGCAGTTCACAGATGAATAAGGATGGTGAGAGGTGAATAAAAGCAGTAAAGATGAAGCAGAAGAGCATCTCAGTGGACACAGACCTCTCTTGGACTTTCTGGACCTGCGATTTATTGAGCGGCCATCTTTGAAACGGTCACAGTTCACTTTACAGGAAAGCAGAAAAACAAGTGGGAAGAGTAtaggaaaggagacgtgtgtCAGTAAAAGGCAGTTCAGTAGAGCATTAAGACACAGAGGGtataagggcaaaaaaaaacGATGTCTCACCTAACTTCTCCACAGGAGTGTTGAGTGGCAGGAAGCCCTGTTTAAGGAGCTGGTCCATCATGTCGTCATCCTCCGTTTGGATCTCAGAGACCATGTTACAGGGGATCAGACCCACGCGGTCTCGGACCTCCGCCCTGTAGAAGCCATCTGTGTCTTTATGCCCAAAGACCTAAAGGCACAACAAAGTGTCAGGGGACAGGACGGACACCATAATACCTGCAACTAGGACTGGCATTACTATTACTACCATCTACAAGTTATTCTGAAGGTATAAGCTAagaccagaggtgggaccaagtcattgttttacaagtcacaagtaagtctcaagtctttgcactcaagtccaaAGTGAAGACTGACCTTGATGATCTGGCCCTCCTTGAATGGCAGCTCCTCGTCAGCAGCGTCGGGGTTGGGCGACATGGACATGGGGTCGTAGTCGAACAGAGCCACAAACACACGGGTCATCTCCTCCGGCTCCGACTCCTCGTAGTAATCCAGGGAGCGTCGTCCCCGCCCCTGCCTGCGCCCGCCAAAGCCGTCTGAAACATAGAGGAGGCCTCTGCTGCTACTACCAGCCTTATACAGCCACGCTGGCTGTAGAGGCAATGAGAGCAGAAGATGTCTCTTTGTTAGAGCTGACAGGGGAGAGGGCGATGAGATGCATGTGTGAAAAAAGAACCAGAGATCGAATGCGATAATTACGCTTTTTAGTTTTAATCtctttgaaaaatgttgtattcACACACTAAGAAGCAAaaggatgctttttttttttttttaaaaggctcAATCGAAGCACATCGGGGTTCTTCGTTCACACATCTCTGCTTGCTGGCGTGAGTCTCTAAACACACTGATAGCACAGTACAACACAGCACAGACGGGAAACACAAGCAGATTTTGGGGGTGCAAAAGGGGAAAACTGAATGACTGTGCACACCAGGAGGACACAAGTAACACTGCACTATTGTTCATTGCTGTTTCACTGCCTTATCTCACAGAGGCTGATCAACATGCATGCGTTCCTGGGGATTGGACATGATCAAATGCAGGTGCACGGTCATGCTTTTTAGGCCACATCTGGAAACAATGTGCAGCGAAAGAAAAGGGCAACGTTCCCAAGGGAGATGACACATCAAATGCCCCAGCAGTTCCTGGCAGCGCAGATATCAGTGAGGGAGGAAGGGATGAACCTGATATCCGATCCCCATGCTTCTCATGGATCACCATGTTGAATGTTTCAATGGCAGATTGTAAGTCTGAATGATGGCTCAGAGATTGTGCAACCAACGCTAACCAAGCaactgaaatatgtttttttgaaaGATGTGTTTCAATGGCATGAAACGTGTTTGATGAACCGAGTGATTCCAACAAGGCAGTCTTTCCTTCTCACTGTATTGTTAAGGGGTCATGCAAAATCAAAGCAAACGGGGCTACTGGCTCCTGAAGGCGggaggagaaggaaaagaggAGGTGGCGGAGAAGataaggaagaggaggacgggtTAAGTTGCGGTGGATATGGAGGGTGAGCGGGAAGAGTAGGAGTGAGTTGGGGTTTCTTGGGATTGAGGGTGTAGGAGTACATACAGGGAAGGGATTTTCATTCTCCAAAAAACGGGGAAAAGTGGCCAGTCTTGTCTTCCCCCGTCAGCTTTATTCAGCTAAGCTAAAGCCCAGCACAGAACCACCATTATCACTGCATGTGTTCAAGAACGACTCTTTGGCCTTTGTCAAGGTGAATTGTCAGCTGCGCCACATACCAGATTGATCCTCTGAGGACATAGATCGCCATATCCTGCGCCGAGCTACACTGCCATAGTAAACATCCTCCTTGACGGGTGAGAGGTTCCCCTCACTCCCCTCACTGTTACTGTCCATGGTGATCTCTACAGAAGACACCAATCACAACGTTACGGTCAGAGAtcccccgcacacacacactctgctctaCCCCATGGCCCATTCACTCATGCTGAGAACAGTAGGATGATGAGGTTGCCCTGAGGTGTGGGGGGGAGGTGGGTGTACAAGGCAACAGGTTTTCACTCTGGAGTCACTGGGTGTAAAACAGCAATGCTTGCACTGTTGCGGGGGAGGTTCAAATTGCGTGGTAAACATGTTAACCCACAGTAAACACAGGCATAGGGAGTGTAACTTTCCTGCATGTGAACATTTTGGCGAATCCAGCTTGTGAGGATGGACAGCTACGAGGCGCGCAAACGCCCCACAAAATAAAGGTCTACGTGGTTGTTTTAAAGCTCTATGGGCAGAGATGTACAGCTCGGCTCACATGGGTTAAGGGAAACACATGGTATAAATAGCACAAACATCAGTGGCCCTGCAGGTGGGGGGATGACGCGTCTCCTCGTGTGGTGACCTCACTAACCAATGGATGGGATGGGCCGCTGCTGAGGGGGGTTGCCGATGTGAACCCTCCCCGACCTCCCCGAGTGGTCCAGGCGGTCAGCGTTTCCATGAGACGGTGAGTTCCCAATGATCTTTagaggtaaaaaacaaaaggcgAGAGGTTAGAGCAACAAACCGCCTGCATCGTGAAGATAACACTTAAAAGAATCCCACAATCCTgttaaaacaactaaaaaaccATAAGAGCAAATGACTTCCATTTGTCCTTAGGGAGGcaaaataatagtaaaacaaaTCCATAAAACAATAATGAAACCCAACAAACCATCAAAACAAGTAAATCAAATCAACCCCCAACACAACAACATGGactgaggggaggggggggtcagGAAGGGTCAGATGTTTAGCTAAAGAccatttgtttggtttgttttgttctgtGCATGTCAGCTCCTTGATGAGAAAAGAAAGCAAATGGcagcacaaagagacagaaatgaTGAGTAAAGAATAAAGAAGAAAGAGCGGATGAGGAGAAACAAGAGAAAGTGGAGTGTGATCGAGAATGGATAGAGATGTGGTTAGATGAGCAAAGCCATTATAGCTTCAGCCTGGGGCTTTGTATTACAACAATCAAAACATTTAATAGATGAAAAAATTAtgaaggacatttttttttttgctgaaacaaGTGAAAGAGACAAGCAAGAGATGATGTGTATGGGTTGAAGGCTAAATGAATCCCCGCAGGGCTGCAGAAGTCTCGATCTGGCCTTGAAGCAATGAAGATGCTGAGATGAAGAAGCGCCAAGCACAAGGTGGAGCGACACAGCTGCAGCTCTAGAGGGCGACACATGGAGAGCAACAAATGGAGGCCGGCAGGGGAAGAGAAGAcgggagcagcgcgtccccccTCCCCCATGCACCGCACAGAGACTGTCCTCTTAATGGAACCTTTCCCCTCAAAGACATGAGAAGTCAAAACTTCTTCAAAGTTAAATGGCCTTTAGGTAATTGAAAGCTTTACTTTAAAATCCACCTGACATTCTGAGTACAAGCactcaaaataaaacatcaaatcAGACCGAACGTGAACATGTGAGCACTTgtcagaaaatgaaaatgccaaatgaaagaaagaaaagagggagggggggggataaccgtaaagaaaaacagacaacaTTAAGAAAACAGAATGGCTGCAGCTTGCTGATGGAAAGTACAGCAGAAAGTCTGAATCACACACCAGCGGCTGGTCCCGGTTGAGCCTGGACAAAGACTGGGCCCTAGCCTCCCTGTGGGGGCTGTAATAGACCCTGTCCAGCTCGTTCAGCCGGCCCTCGCTCAGGGCCCCCTCCCTGGAGTAGTTTCGCTGCCCGGCCTCCCGACCAGGCCCAAAGTGCTCCCTGTTCCTAAAGTCTCCCGTGTGTACCGACTTGGCTGAAGTCACTGGGAGGTCAGAGTACTCCTCCTCCATGCTGCACTGGCGGGTCAGAGTTCTCTTACGGCCCATAGCCAGCGCCCGCCTCTCTACCGGGCCTTCACAGTGAATGATGTGAACGGGCCCCCGCATGGGGCTGCCGTGAGCGTAGTACCCTCGATAGCCCCGGCCCAGAGAGCCTTCTTCCTCACTGCCGCAGTCCAAACCGCTGTCAGGACTCTTTGTGTTCTGGCGGTTGGGTCGCACCAGGCTGCGCTCGTCCGCGGTGTAGCAGTAGCGACTGTCGGTGAAGCGAGGGGAGGAGCGTTGGCGCTGCAGGTGGCGGGAGTTCTTGCCGGGGGCGTGGTGGTTGTCCTGGGGGTACATCCTCCGCTGAGTGTGCGGCGTTCCAGGCCGCCCGCCGTCTTCGAAGCAGATGCGCTGGCCCATGCCGTCCACGCAGTCCGACTCTTCCTCGGCCACCTCGGGGATGCTGTGGAGACGCTTGCTGCGGAGCGACTTCTGCTTCACCACCTCCCTCTGGAGGTCCCAGCAGTCCCTCTCCTCGGCTAAGTCCTGACGTTTGTAATACGCCTTCAGTCGCGACCGGGAGGCAAAAGTTCCACAATTTCATAGTTCAGTTAGTCAGTTCAATTCAAAAAGGTTcagtttagattttttttgtgcgGAGGgttgaaaagtgttttttttcggAGGTTTTAGAACAGGCAGGAAACAACACAGTATGTGAATAGAACAAATGGGGggaaagacaaaataaagacagaattAGTTATTTGTGGCAATGTAGTAAGACATGCAGTCTCATTCCGTGAGGAGGAAATGACATGCTCTGAACAGGAATCTGTGAAGACTCAAAATGTGGAGCAACAACTGATAAACAGAGCATGTGCACGGAGGTTAAATGTGGGAAAGGGAATGTCGCTTGTAAGAAATTAGAAATATCCAAACAAAAagtaatggtacatgtccacagggacGTTGTTTATCACAAGGGATTGCCTTGCTTCTCAGCactggacgcttgatgggctgccaaaAGACACAAGACACTAGGGACCTGATTGGACgacacgctaccagaatgcattgcatggctTCTTACATAGACGTGTGCAGGACtatggacatgtaccataagtGACAGGCTTAGTTAGTGCCACGGGTGAGGGATAAATGTAAACATCAACATGAATGAAatgaagtaataaaaaaaaaaatacaaaataaaaacatgaagctGAGTGAGTGGCAGAATCAGCTGCTGAGGACATACTGGAGTAGGACACTTCTTTAGCAACAAACGTAGTGAAACATACACAACTTCCTTCAATGTgctcacagaaaacaacaacagaagcaAATTTGACAATTCATCTTATTATCTTATTTCCTTAATAtctaattaaaatgattatatcACTGCtatacatattttaaaataatactgtttttacagaaatataaaaggGGGTGGATAATGTGCAACAGTGATTTACAAATAGATGGTGATGACAAAAAAGAGGTGCAGCATTGGTGTATTTAAATATACCTGAATCTACCAATGATTACCCCTCATGAACACCACATTGCTGTACACATTGACACAGGGATTACCTGACTAAATTTGTATTGACTTCTGGTAGCAAGTCTactttaaagcctctgaacagcCACActggtgttttcagttaatctggctgattagacctctgacTGTGTGGGCGTGTACAGACTGTAATTGAGtgacatcttcctgagtctcctgttagctttgttgcaCTTGTTAGGGCGGGACTAATTACACCTCTATCACTCTTATTGGTTGATGAAGATTCGTGACCTCATAGATTACCATCAACCCGaacagaggtctaatcagccggAGTAACTGAAAACAGTTGTTTGGGTTTACAGAGGGTTTAATACAGAGGACCAATCAACCACTACGGCATCCCTCACTCTTATAAtaggctcgttggagatgagCCGGGCCTGCGCAGCATCGATCACCGGCGATCGCCGCGCAATACATAcgggttagatttgtgtccgacttgatgccgacttgctctgacgtcatgcacacgtgggcaacgatgacCTCATGACATCGAGGCGGCCAGTGTTAAGAGGCaccgcagttgctctccaccgactgcaagagacagggcatgatgggaaacgcctggctgtcgcctgatcaaagagctgattggctcttagttttgacagcaaacaccacgtgttgtagaacgtccgaactttctgtgtaattgtaatatttaacgctagattgtaggctattagtctcatgttgtgtaATAAAGAAGTCATCTGTAAACAAacatatcttgtgtggttgataataatcataataataattatgataatgaaggttattcatatagcacttttcaaatcgagtgctcattacaaagtgctttacaaggcagacataaaaataataaaggatagaatctAATGCCAGATACACACAAATCTGAACGTCGTCTGCAAACTACAAGTAacctacagatcggatctaacaggatgtaACTTTTCCTgtaacttcctgtaaattcaTTGAATGCTGCTGGAAACgtctggaaactgtccgacttgaccgcagctttttgtCACCACCCgtctgctgctgccgcctgatgTCGTCTATtttccaggcgaggcgcagttcatctcgaacgagcctaatACTATGATGCTTTTGTATCATGGTGGCATATTTTACACCTTTACATCCACACATCCCCGCTGACAGACCAAATGAAGACAGGATCACGTTAAACATTTACATCAACAATAGAAAAATTAAACATTAGGACATGACAGACATAAACAAGcgtgaatatttccatttaagTACTCACTTAAATGAGATTCCCATGTGCACTTGATATGCCATGACCCtttgatacagtacagtatgttaaaaATGTGCACTTCAATATCACAGTCTAACATTTGACTTGTAACACTCCTTTTGGTTGCAGAATAAAGAGCATCAAAATGCAATGCAAACCATCAGTTTACAGCCTTCCCCTCTGGCATGCGGTACAGTTACAGTTATGTATACACAGCCATTCCCATGAGCTCAGCCGTGATTGACTAAAGCAGTGCTGGAGGAGTGGGGGGGTGTGTAGGAGCAGGCTGGGGTGGGGGAGGCTGATTCAGCTAACACAAGGCAGGGGAGCTCAGCCGAGCAAAGCCACGTCGGGCCTGGGTGTAGAGCCTGTGAGAGAGACTTTCCCTCCCTAAACCCCCGTCCTCTCCACCACCCCATCTCCTCCCCCTGGCCGCTACAGACTGAAGGTGTGCAGTACGTACCTTAAGAGTGTTGTGAGAGTTGATGCTGCGCCTACGGCCCTCCTCCAGCTGCATCTCAGAGTAAAGatcttcctcgtcctcctccattATGTCGGACAGGTCCGAACCGCGGCTGCTCTCTGTGTGGTACTCCTCACTGTGGCTGTAGTGGTGATGATGTTGCTTAgggaaaaccagagagagagttTAAAGGGAGCGTATTAGGTAGTCACTTTTATATTCTTATGTTTCTATCTTGTGAGGAAATGCTTACGCACTACAGAGACTCAGAATACCACAATGTTGTCACCTAAAGACTCTGACACCTCCATAAAAGTGCAGAAGCAGCTATAAACTCCAATCGGCTGGCCAACATACAGAGCTATCTTTAGCTTCCGATATTGATGTATGTAAACAAGTTTGGCTGATTTCCACTCAAAGCCGGAATGCGGTGTTCACAaagatgtgtgtgttggtgtaaaCTCTTGTATAGCTACACATtaggcctcatgcaagaacttTCTCTTACTTTTTTTGTAGCATGAGCTCGTACGAGTGTGCCACGTCAGATTCAGCAAACGCTCCTAACTTCAGATAACTGTGTAAATGAGCTGTgtaaacatgatgaatgccACCTGTGTGTAAATGAGCGCGCGTTCGTGAGAATTGTGAATTAGCATAATTAAGGCCTCAATGATACCATATAAGGCTACGCGTCCTGCCCCATTCGTCTGTCTCTGTGAATATATCAGCACGCTGTCCAAAGACACGCTCTCCTCCTAAAGAAGTTAAGTCAGCCATGACGCATGGCCGGTGGCCTCATTATTTACAGAGACAAATTAACCTTCAATTAGTGCATATTTTAAGTCGTTTTGCAGTTTGAGatgttcatattcatatattgTAGTGTTATACAATAGCAAATGTAATGTGTTATACATTTAGAATTGTATTATAATTTGAATTGCCGAGGATAATGTCAACATAATTATTAAGTTTAATTTCTATAGGGTTTTCAAATTCAAAATTGCCACTAAAGAAACATACAATCCATTAGTGAAAAAGGTTTGGATAACAGCAGACTCATTGCACATGACTCCTACGACAGGTCTGGACCACTCATAAATTGTGTTCGTGCCTAAGAAGAAATTCAAAATAGGAGAAAATTGGTGAATGCAAGTGCAAGTTCTCCTGAATCACTCGTGCAAGCCACTTAAGAACAAATCTGTTCATACGAGTTATTCTGGTATCAGGCCCATTGTGCACTAAAATGATACAAAAGTTTTGCCAAAGTAAAATTTCAGGTAACTGGTTTCGTTAACAATTTTCTTCCTTCCCTTAAAAGTATTTGTAAAAATGATACAAGATCCtagaaaatacaataataatactcATTAAGAGGGGCTTCAATTTGATATGATGGGATTTGCCTACATGTGTCGTTACTGATTCCACATTTTTCCCAGAAACAAGTGATACGCATCTTCTGATTGTCTGCTTGCTGTGTTTTCTGTAACGTACCTGTCTGCCCAACTCTGAGCCTCTGAGGAACTCATCCACCGaggctcctctcctcctcgcaTGAGGAGAGTCGTagccgtcctcctcctcgtcagAGTTGACTGGATGCAAGGAGTTACCTCGCTCACTAAAGATGTTCCTTTTCTCAACCTGgtaaaagaaatgttattaaGATCAAAATAATTTAGTGTAACATTCCTACAATCATAGTTTTTTCTCTCAAACAAGTGGGTGAGCTATTTCAACTTTCCACTAATGTAGTTTCATTATAATTTTCATACGGTTCTATCTTGAAACCAATACTTGTTGTGATGATGGCTTTTAAAGCAGGCTGATTTTCAGAAACAAGCGAAGTCATCTTATCATCCTGACAAATATTTCCATTTGTCTCAtgaaaaatctgatttaaaggggaactacgcctattttcaaaattcacatgaattttgaaaatgagcgtagttcccctttaaaggctCAATGTTAGATTCTATCACATGAAGATGAATACTGTACCACGCACCCGGTTGCCCTCGGCAAACACTCTCTGGGCAGCTTCCCTGGCCATGGCCTTGGCGATGGTGTTGGTGATGGGGACTCCCTGAGGCTGTGGCAGGATCCTCTGAGGAGAGGGCGATCGCCGTGGCTGGAAGTGCGGCGGCTCCAGGTTGGGTCCACGCATGGGGGGCAGCGGAGACGGGGATCGCTCCCAGGGCTGGGCTTTCCGCATGCCCACCTCATGCTCTTTGGTTTCTGGCTCTCTGGCACTTACTAACGGTTTGGACGTGGGCATGGGGTGGCGTTggaaatgaggaggaggaggaggagggggctggCAGACGGGCTGCGAGTGCGGTTGTGCGTGGGGCAGCGTGTGGGGCTGGGATCGAGGCAGAGGCTGCACCTGGGGCTGGGGGTGATTCGGGGGGTACGTTGAGGGGTAAGGAGGGTGGGTTTGCGAGTGCACCGGTTGGGGCGGCGGGTGGGTCATAGGTGCAGTGGTTCGGTGGGAGAGGCGCGGGGAGCCCAGGAGATTGTTCGGGATAATGGCCACGGGCGAGTCCTGGGACTCTCCTTGTGTGGATAACGTCCTTACAATGATTTCCCTGGCCTCCAGACACTGGATCCTGTTTAACTCCACGGTCACATAGTCTGCTGTGGGGTATAAGACCTCTGCTATCTGTATTCACAAAGGAAGCAGAAAGTCCTTACCAAAGGGCAATTCAGAATGTCAGCATGCAAAATACTTACTCTGAAACCCTCCCATCATACAAACTTCATGCATTTCTAGCTCTCATACCTGTCAGCTGAAGAGAAATACATcattattaaagaggacctattacgcttttatgcttttttcctttcttttagtgtgttatatagttttttgtgcatgtaaaaggtctgcaaagttacagaGCTCAAAgtcggagtctgaagagtttggtttggttgaccaatcacaacaatgggccagctgaccaatcagagcagattaGGCTTtacgggaggagggggaggagcttaaacagagcgtttcagacaaagggtgaaAAAAGGTGCTGCAGAACAGTCG from Sebastes fasciatus isolate fSebFas1 chromosome 6, fSebFas1.pri, whole genome shotgun sequence includes the following:
- the rimbp2b gene encoding RIMS-binding protein 2 isoform X2, giving the protein MREAAERRQQLELEHEQALAVLTAKQQEIEVLQKAQVEAKKEHEGAVHLLENHLDSMQAKVRELEEKCRSQSEQFNLLSKELEKFRIQAGKFDILSTEPLTVCESPGSPNKSLSQLLNGLAAPIGKGNEAPTSRSLISEFIRPLQISGDKPELLSVKPTFLTRGRVSSPAQGFLPEMDKELSSTTRSKPRFTGKVRLCIARYSYNPYDGPNEHPEAELPLVAGKYLYVYGTMDEDGFYEGELLDGQRGLVPSNFVDFIQDGETTSVQHRDTVAKEPGYLNHSSLGSQRLKVGTGTVTGISSLLSDSKLSTSSLGMDLLGSSSNGTGTLDVSTDEVGEDIVPYPRRINLIKQLAKSVIIGWDPPVVPPGWGSISGYNVLVDKELRMSVPYGGRTKSLLEKLNLATNTYRISVQSITDRGPSDELRCTLLVGKDVVVAPYYLRVDSITQVSAELSWMPSSSNYSHTIILNGAEYDMVKAGGYKYKFFNLKPMTVYKVKVVAQPHQVPWQLPMDQREKKEISVEFCTQPAGPPLPPQEVQVQCGQTPGVLQVRWKPPLLTSSGTSNGASVIGYAVCTKGQKIAEVLYPTADYVTVELNRIQCLEAREIIVRTLSTQGESQDSPVAIIPNNLLGSPRLSHRTTAPMTHPPPQPVHSQTHPPYPSTYPPNHPQPQVQPLPRSQPHTLPHAQPHSQPVCQPPPPPPPHFQRHPMPTSKPLVSAREPETKEHEVGMRKAQPWERSPSPLPPMRGPNLEPPHFQPRRSPSPQRILPQPQGVPITNTIAKAMAREAAQRVFAEGNRVEKRNIFSERGNSLHPVNSDEEEDGYDSPHARRRGASVDEFLRGSELGRQQHHHHYSHSEEYHTESSRGSDLSDIMEEDEEDLYSEMQLEEGRRRSINSHNTLKAYYKRQDLAEERDCWDLQREVVKQKSLRSKRLHSIPEVAEEESDCVDGMGQRICFEDGGRPGTPHTQRRMYPQDNHHAPGKNSRHLQRQRSSPRFTDSRYCYTADERSLVRPNRQNTKSPDSGLDCGSEEEGSLGRGYRGYYAHGSPMRGPVHIIHCEGPVERRALAMGRKRTLTRQCSMEEEYSDLPVTSAKSVHTGDFRNREHFGPGREAGQRNYSREGALSEGRLNELDRVYYSPHREARAQSLSRLNRDQPLIIGNSPSHGNADRLDHSGRSGRVHIGNPPQQRPIPSIEITMDSNSEGSEGNLSPVKEDVYYGSVARRRIWRSMSSEDQSDGFGGRRQGRGRRSLDYYEESEPEEMTRVFVALFDYDPMSMSPNPDAADEELPFKEGQIIKVFGHKDTDGFYRAEVRDRVGLIPCNMVSEIQTEDDDMMDQLLKQGFLPLNTPVEKLVNCDRFKDGRSINRRSRKSKRERNRRSGRQHPMSTRRMVALYDYDPRESSPNVDVEYEGNRLNEEAELTFCAGDVITVFGEIDEDGFYYGELNGHKGLVPSNFLEEVPDDVEVFLTDSPSRYPQDTPARIKTKRVPLEKSGPPRRAGSPTVRPRIPGSGPATVGPGSPIRAPLDMYSSSKKKKGLLSKGKTLLQRLGAVK
- the rimbp2b gene encoding RIMS-binding protein 2 isoform X6; the encoded protein is MREAAERRQQLELEHEQALAVLTAKQQEIEVLQKAQVEAKKEHEGAVHLLENHLDSMQAKVRELEEKCRSQSEQFNLLSKELEKFRIQAGKFDILSTEPLTVCESPGSPNKSLSQLLNGLAAPIGKGNEAPTSRSLISEFIRPLQISGDKPELLSVKPTFLTRGRVSSPAQGFLPEMDKELSSTTRSKPRFTGKVRLCIARYSYNPYDGPNEHPEAELPLVAGKYLYVYGTMDEDGFYEGELLDGQRGLVPSNFVDFIQDGETTSVQHRDTVAKEPGYLNHSSLGSQRLKVGTGTVTGISSLLSDSKLSTSSLGMDLLGSSSNGTGTLDVSTDEVGEDIVPYPRRINLIKQLAKSVIIGWDPPVVPPGWGSISGYNVLVDKELRMSVPYGGRTKSLLEKLNLATNTYRISVQSITDRGPSDELRCTLLVGKDVVVAPYYLRVDSITQVSAELSWMPSSSNYSHTIILNGAEYDMVKAGGYKYKFFNLKPMTVYKVKVVAQPHQVPWQLPMDQREKKEISVEFCTQPAVCVLCSSGPPLPPQEVQVQCGQTPGVLQVRWKPPLLTSSGTSNGASVIGYAVCTKGQKIAEVLYPTADYVTVELNRIQCLEAREIIVRTLSTQGESQDSPVAIIPNNLLGSPRLSHRTTAPMTHPPPQPVHSQTHPPYPSTYPPNHPQPQVQPLPRSQPHTLPHAQPHSQPVCQPPPPPPPHFQRHPMPTSKPLVSAREPETKEHEVGMRKAQPWERSPSPLPPMRGPNLEPPHFQPRRSPSPQRILPQPQGVPITNTIAKAMAREAAQRVFAEGNRVEKRNIFSERGNSLHPVNSDEEEDGYDSPHARRRGASVDEFLRGSELGRQQHHHHYSHSEEYHTESSRGSDLSDIMEEDEEDLYSEMQLEEGRRRSINSHNTLKAYYKRQDLAEERDCWDLQREVVKQKSLRSKRLHSIPEVAEEESDCVDGMGQRICFEDGGRPGTPHTQRRMYPQDNHHAPGKNSRHLQRQRSSPRFTDSRYCYTADERSLVRPNRQNTKSPDSGLDCGSEEEGSLGRGYRGYYAHGSPMRGPVHIIHCEGPVERRALAMGRKRTLTRQCSMEEEYSDLPVTSAKSVHTGDFRNREHFGPGREAGQRNYSREGALSEGRLNELDRVYYSPHREARAQSLSRLNRDQPLIIGNSPSHGNADRLDHSGRSGRVHIGNPPQQRPIPSIEITMDSNSEGSEGNLSPVKEDVYYGSVARRRIWRSMSSEDQSDGFGGRRQGRGRRSLDYYEESEPEEMTRVFVALFDYDPMSMSPNPDAADEELPFKEGQIIKVFGHKDTDGFYRAEVRDRVGLIPCNMVSEIQTEDDDMMDQLLKQGFLPLNTPVEKLERNRRSGRQHPMSTRRMVALYDYDPRESSPNVDVEYEGNRLNEEAELTFCAGDVITVFGEIDEDGFYYGELNGHKGLVPSNFLEEVPDDVEVFLTDSPSRYPQDTPARIKTKRVPLEKSGPPRRAGSPTVRPRIPGSGPATVGPGSPIRAPLDMYSSSKKKKGLLSKGKTLLQRLGAVK